One segment of Erigeron canadensis isolate Cc75 chromosome 2, C_canadensis_v1, whole genome shotgun sequence DNA contains the following:
- the LOC122589348 gene encoding pentatricopeptide repeat-containing protein At1g71210, mitochondrial-like — translation MVRIRYLKQTSIRALFSPNNNINVINYSTVAAASATKAVYLNPLYSSNPSPVKQLHAEDVAATFQGWFKSTRNPFYDRILHVLSSHSSVIDGENDDVVSQREALDAGLSQLNLHLTESLVLDVLYCVKDVLSCLKFFDWAGRQPGFVHTRATFSAIFKILSRAKLMSLMLEYLDNTAKHRGSHKTNFQTILVMGYAVAGKPDLALQLYGRMRYEGIDLDDFAYHVLLNALVEESYYDGVDSVAKQIKFRGFESEVTHSILVKGFCKKRDFDRAETYVRGVMDNGTKFKNRGYIVGALIEGLCKNDQFDKAGKLVDEYGEFHVYDVWIRELVRVRKLDGAMNFLQKRKKDAHYVPDVFRHNALILRLLRENRLEEVCDLIIEMKENNLPPDELTMNIVLCFFCKAGMVDVAVRLYDTRGDIGLSLSSMAFNCLINTLCGDGSVVDAYRVLKTSLDQGYLPRVTTFSILADALCKLEKLELMSDLFVVALENNVVLTDKVIENYIKVLCKTGKVEHGYFVLQELNRLNIVITRGAYNSLIDGFIKLKRGDIAARLLINMQEKGHTPSRPMFRAVIQSVCEMENPERQFQKLLELQSSLRELDCGVFNIFIEGAGHAKKPDLARELYRMMKKSRISPNVVSDILMLKCYLNNGKVSDAVDFFNDILKRRKIGRKVCNAMVIGLCKSNKPDLALGMFLEIREKEKTVRPSLECYEELIYVLCKHKRYKHIVDLINDLIRVRRPVSSYIGNNLLLHSLKDRKLYDTWVDSGSIDESSPIWKISEIVGLFSDRFRDDIDANDLEEVVGNCFPLDMYTYNMLLRKLSVKQLDDAHELFQKLRRKGYEPNQWTYETLVHGFHRHGKKSDAKWWVAEMIQRGFHPSQATRVLL, via the coding sequence ATGGTAAGAATAAGATACCTGAAGCAAACTTCCATCAGGGCTCTTTTTTCAccaaacaataacataaatgtCATCAACTATTCAACCGTAGCAGCAGCTTCCGCCACCAAAGCTGTCTACTTGAACCCGTTATATTCATCTAACCCATCGCCAGTCAAACAATTACATGCGGAAGATGTGGCAGCAACATTCCAAGGATGGTTTAAATCTACCAGGAATCCGTTTTATGACCGGATACTTCACGTTTTATCATCTCATAGCAGTGTCATAGACGGTGAAAATGACGATGTTGTGTCACAACGTGAAGCTCTTGATGCGGGTTTGTCACAGTTAAATCTCCACCTGACAGAAtcacttgttcttgatgtgctgTACTGCGTGAAAGACGTGTTGAGTTGCTTAAAGTTCTTTGATTGGGCGGGTCGGCAACCTGGGTTTGTCCATACCAGAGCTACATTTAGTGCTATTTTCAAGATTCTTTCGAGGGCAAAGCTAATGTCTTTGATGTTGGAATATTTGGATAACACGGCTAAGCATCGAGGTAGTCATAAAACCAATTTCCAGACCATTTTGGTTATGGGTTATGCTGTGGCAGGAAAACCCGATCTTGCCCTTCAGTTGTACGGACGGATGCGGTACGAGGGTATTGACTTGGATGATTTTGCATACCATGTTCTCTTAAATGCTCTTGTAGAGGAAAGTTATTATGACGGCGTCGATTCAGTTGCAAAACAGATAAAGTTTCGCGGGTTTGAATCAGAGGTTACTCACTCTATATTGGTTAAAGGTTTTTGCAAGAAAAGGGATTTTGATAGAGCTGAAACATATGTTCGTGGGGTTATGGATAATGGGACCAAATTCAAGAATAGGGGTTATATTGTTGGTGCTCTTATAGAGGGGTTATGTAAAAATGATCAATTTGATAAGGCCGGGAAATTAGTAGATGAATACGGGGAATTTCATGTTTATGATGTTTGGATCCGAGAGCTAGTACGGGTCCGGAAATTAGATGGCGCCATGAACTTCTTACAGAAGAGGAAAAAAGATGCTCACTATGTTCCTGATGTTTTCCGTCACAATGCGTTAATATTAAGGCTTTTGAGAGAAAACCGACTCGAGGAAGTGTGTGATCTGATAATCGAGATGAAGGAAAACAACTTACCCCCAGATGAGCTAACTATGAATATTGTTTTGTGCTTCTTTTGCAAGGCAGGAATGGTTGATGTTGCTGTTAGATTATATGATACAAGAGGGGATATCGGATTATCGTTAAGTAGCATGGcatttaattgtttaataaataCCCTTTGCGGGGACGGAAGTGTTGTTGATGCGTATCGTGTTTTAAAGACTTCACTTGATCAAGGGTATTTGCCGCGTGTAACGACATTTTCAATCCTTGCTGATGCTTTATGTAAGCTTGAAAAGCTTGAATTGATGAGTGACTTGTTTGTTGTTGCGCTAGAGAATAATGTTGTATTGACTGATAAAGTTATTGAAAACTACATTAAGGTCCTTTGTAAGACTGGGAAAGTGGAACATGGATATTTCGTACTTCAGGAGCTTAATCGACTCAATATAGTTATAACCAGAGGTGCTTATAATAGTTTGATAGACGGGTTTATTAAGTTGAAAAGGGGAGATATTGCTGCGAGATTACTAATCAATATGCAAGAAAAAGGTCACACCCCAAGCCGTCCAATGTTCAGAGCAGTTATTCAAAGCGTATGTGAGATGGAGAATCCTGAGAGGCAATTTCAGAAGTTATTGGAATTGCAATCATCTCTTCGCGAACTCGATTGCGGTGTTTTCAACATCTTTATTGAAGGAGCTGGCCATGCCAAAAAACCCGATCTTGCAAGAGAATTATATCGGATGATGAAAAAAAGCAGGATATCCCCTAATGTGGTTTCTGACATTCTAATGTTGAAATGTTATCTGAATAATGGAAAAGTATCTGATGCTGTAGATTTCTTTAATGATATCTTGAAAAGAAGAAAGATCGGGAGAAAAGTCTGCAATGCTATGGTAATTGGTCTCTGCAAATCAAATAAACCAGACTTGGCATTAGGAATGTTTTTAGAAattagagagaaagagaaaacaGTCAGGCCAAGTCTTGAGTGTTATGAAGaacttatatatgttttatgcaAACATAAACGATATAAACACATTGTGGATTTAATTAATGACCTGATCAGAGTCAGACGGCCCGTTTCATCCTATATTGGTAACAATTTGCTTTTACATTCCTTAAAAGATCGTAAGCTATATGACACATGGGTTGATTCTGGGTCTATTGATGAGTCATCTCCTATTTGGAAAATCAGTGAGATTGTTGGTTTGTTTTCAGACCGTTTTAGAGATGACATAGATGCTAATGACTTGGAAGAAGTAGTGGGGAATTGTTTCCCGCTTGATATGTACACTTATAATATGCTTTTAAGAAAATTAAGTGTGAAACAACTAGATGATGCTCATGAGTTGTTTCAGAAGCTACGTCGAAAGGGATATGAGCCGAATCAGTGGACATATGAAACTTTGGTACATGGATTTCATAGACATGGTAAGAAAAGTGATGCTAAATGGTGGGTGGCAGAGATGATACAAAGAGGGTTTCATCCGAGTCAGGCTACAAGAGTACTGCTTTAA
- the LOC122588556 gene encoding uncharacterized protein LOC122588556, producing the protein MMKPNQTSNQTSTPLTLPQPQVNAGMNQQMYNANVVAGLFPNGNNMPNLPPSGFMNFPNFPLQIGPNGNLQQNFSAFPVTTFNPSQLPPQQQGQFFAQSPMNPTAAPYNQNVGNEQALLQSTIQNIYQLLQLQNRNNAPQCPPPVGNFPMLQNPIGNVTSLQNPGFIANQQFGMSIPNRPVMAQQLQGNPFLPGASGLAQAQQLQNFLATATNFQNQISLGVGPQNQNFPANQMFGMPNLNSPMQHLNQGQQRFPAPMMNANISRQMVSTGQTHNPGSSITNIENNNGNMATNANGGRPEGLHKNFTGHKGNDASHKGFKSQFHHTKHVKEKGGIRNGIMNKVGTNEAVDSGRNSTSFKKLPSLNYTEQEIKQWREARKKNFPTSASVEQKCKKAQALSDATNQEAILRRQQLQDILSKQAELGCEVAEVPPSYFSGLDNQKPRDKNHEREPYKKGKFQNKRGRFKDNRTTKRRRAGDQDSFKANNRTHEPKPNEPEPSLLQKLLTRDIKRDKYHLLQVLRFIAVNSFFNGEADKPLRFPSVVVRETSSGVPDESTFLSRCNEKLEEKELDDEEEEAAEEEGEITD; encoded by the exons ATGATGAAGCCTAATCAAACTTCCAATCAAACTTCCACCCCTCTTACACTTCCACAACCACAG GTTAATGCTGGCATGAATCAGCAAATGTACAATGCTAATGTTGTTGCTGGTTTATTTCCCAATGGTAATAATATGCCAAATTTACCTCCATCGGGCTTCATGAATTTCCCTAACTTTCCGTTGCAAATTGGCCCGAATGGTAATTTACAACAGAATTTTAGTGCTTTTCCTGTAACCACGTTTAATCCTTCTCAACTACCACCACAACAACAGGGTCAGTTCTTTGCTCAAAGTCCCATGAATCCGACTGCTGCACCATATAACCAAAATGTTGGTAATGAGCAAGCCCTTTTGCAGAGCACAATCCAAAATATATATCAGCTTTTACAGTTACAGAACCGCAATAATGCCCCCCAATGTCCTCCCCCTGTGGGTAATTTTCCCATGTTACAAAACCCGATTGGGAACGTTACCAGTCTTCAAAATCCGGGATTTATTGCCAATCAGCAATTTGGTATGTCGATTCCTAATCGTCCTGTTATGGCCCAACAATTACAAGGGAACCCATTTCTACCTGGTGCTTCTGGTTTAGCTCAAGCACAGCAGCTGCAGAACTTCCTCGCTACTGCCACAAATTTTCAG AACCAGATTTCTCTAGGTGTGGGTCCTCAAAATCAGAACTTTCCTGCTAATCAGATGTTTGGAATGCCTAATCTGAATAGCCCTATGCAACATCTTAATCAAGGACAACAAAGATTTCCTGCACCAATGATGAATGCTAATATTTCAAGACAGATGGTCAGTACGGGTCAAACGCATAATCCTGGTTCTAGTATTACAAATATCGAG AATAATAATGGAAACATGGCTACCAATGCTAATGGTGGACGGCCAGAGGGTCTACACAAAAACTTCACAGGCCATAAAGGGAATGATGCATCACACAAGGG ATTCAAGTCCCAGTTTCATCATACCAAACATGTGAAAGAGAAGGGTGGGATTCGCAATGGCATTATGAATAAAG TGGGTACCAATGAAGCAGTAGATTCCGGTCGAAATTCCACCAGTTTTAAAAA ATTACCCTCTCTGAATTACACCGAGCAAGAAATAAAGCAATGGCGTGAGGCTCGTAAGAAGAATTTCCCTACAAGTGCATCTGTGGAGCAG AAGTGCAAGAAAGCGCAGGCATTGTCGGATGCGACCAACCAAGAAGCCATATTACGTCGCCAA CAATTGCAGGATATATTATCAAAACAGGCTGAGTTGGGTTGTGAGGTTGCTGAAGTTCCACCATCTTACTTTTCTGGTTTGGATAATCAAAAGCCTAGAGATAAAAATCACGAAAGGGAGCCCTACAAAAAGGGAAAGTTCCAAAACAAAAGAGGAAGATTTAAGGATAATCGAACCACCAAAAGAAGAAGGGCAGGAGACCAAGACTCTTTCAAAGCTAATAATCGAACCCATGAACCTAAGCCAAATGAACCGGAACCATCGCTTCTGCAGAAGCTTTTGACCCGTGACATAAAGAGAGACAAATACCATCTTTTGCAGGTTTTGAGGTTCATAGCAGTTAATTCGTTTTTCAATGGGGAGGCTGATAAACCTCTAAGATTCCCATCTGTAGTTGTAAGAGAAACAAGTTCTGGTGTGCCAGATGAGTCTACTTTTCTTTCTAGATGTAATGAGAAATTAGAGGAGAAAGAattggatgatgaagaagaagaagcagcaGAAGAAGAGGGGGAAATCACTG